Proteins encoded in a region of the Gammaproteobacteria bacterium genome:
- a CDS encoding alginate export family protein, with the protein EEEQTNNYIAYGTYSIAEELNAGAYVVVRDDRSAEEDSPILFGIHSGGELTDALEYWLEAAYARGRNGSAEVEGYGFDLGSKFEFDLPLAPSITFGYAFGTGDGDPDNDVDRSFRQTGLQNNEDDFKYYGELFDPELSNLAIFTVGAGTTPTEQSYVDLVYHDYRQHKAADSLRDAGIDAVPNGKSKDLGSELDLILGYEHRRLELALNLGYFMPGQAFAPAFEPSFLARFEAQFGF; encoded by the coding sequence TGAGGAGGAGCAAACCAACAACTACATCGCCTACGGGACTTACTCGATCGCGGAGGAGTTGAACGCGGGGGCATACGTCGTTGTTCGCGATGACCGGTCGGCTGAGGAGGACAGTCCCATCCTGTTCGGGATCCATTCAGGTGGCGAGCTGACTGACGCCCTTGAATACTGGCTTGAGGCCGCGTACGCGCGGGGAAGAAACGGTTCGGCTGAGGTCGAAGGATACGGTTTCGATCTCGGCTCTAAATTCGAGTTCGATCTACCGCTGGCGCCATCCATCACGTTTGGCTACGCATTCGGCACCGGCGACGGCGATCCGGATAACGATGTAGACCGGAGCTTCAGGCAGACCGGACTGCAGAACAATGAAGATGACTTCAAGTATTACGGAGAGCTGTTCGATCCTGAGCTTAGCAATCTCGCGATCTTTACGGTTGGCGCGGGTACCACACCAACCGAGCAAAGCTATGTCGATCTCGTCTATCACGACTATCGCCAGCACAAGGCCGCCGACAGCTTGCGCGACGCGGGCATCGACGCCGTCCCAAACGGGAAGAGCAAAGACTTGGGCAGCGAGCTTGATCTGATCCTCGGATACGAACACAGGCGCTTAGAGCTCGCTTTGAACCTCGGCTACTTCATGCCCGGCCAAGCTTTCGCGCCGGCCTTCGAACCCAGCTTTCTGGCCCGCTTCGAGGCGCAGTTTGGCTTTTGA